Proteins from a single region of Cucurbita pepo subsp. pepo cultivar mu-cu-16 unplaced genomic scaffold, ASM280686v2 Cp4.1_scaffold000648, whole genome shotgun sequence:
- the LOC111785694 gene encoding probable folate-biopterin transporter 2 codes for MVEEEKLKVSAEDLEEDEPQGESGGCIGMALYWFKVLVAEMHWSFVLGVVIVYGISQGLGGALNRVATKYYMKDVQKVQPSGAQFYSGITSIPWMVKPIWGLFTDLVPIFGYHRRPYFVFAGKNQYLLSCSIIC; via the coding sequence ATGGTGGAGGAAGAGAAACTCAAAGTATCTGCtgaagatttggaagaagatgAGCCACAGGGAGAGTCTGGGGGCTGTATTGGCATGGCTCTGTACTGGTTCAAAGTACTTGTTGCTGAAATGCATTGGAGTTTTGTGCTAGGAGTAGTGATTGTTTATGGAATTAGTCAGGGATTGGGCGGTGCGCTTAACCGTGTGGCAACCAAGTATTATATGAAGGATGTTCAGAAAGTGCAGCCATCTGGAGCACAGTTCTATTCAGGGATTACCTCAATTCCTTGGATGGTTAAGCCTATATGGGGCCTTTTCACTGATTTGGTGCCCATTTTTGGATATCACAGGCGGCCATACTTCGTTTTTGCAGGTAAAAATCAATACCTTCTGTCTTGTTCAATAATATGCTAG